The Vicia villosa cultivar HV-30 ecotype Madison, WI linkage group LG1, Vvil1.0, whole genome shotgun sequence genome includes a region encoding these proteins:
- the LOC131623572 gene encoding transcription factor bHLH162-like produces MEKNPSSSRIDRKFIERKRRKEMKTLCHKLTSTLPHQTSKEAISMPDRVEEATNYIKKLQINLEKMKEKKKFLLETQRQKKLMLKSPKIEIQQIGLTLEVFLITGLNSQFMFNETIRILNEEGVDIVNASYKVNEDSVFHSIHCQVQEFGNESARISERLNKFMHDY; encoded by the exons ATGGAGAAAAACCCTAGTTCATCAAGAATTGACAGAAAATTCAttgagagaaaaagaagaaaagaaatgaaaACTCTTTGCCACAAACTCACTTCAACTCTTCCTCATCAAACCTCTAAgg AGGCTATTTCGATGCCGGATCGGGTAGAGGAAGCAACAAATTACATAAAAAAGTTACAGATAAATTTGGAGAAAATGAAGGAAAAGAAGAAGTTTCTACTAGAAACTCAAAGGCAAAAGAAGTTGATGTTAAAATCTCCAAAAATTGAGATCCAACAAATAGGTTTAACATTAGAGGTTTTTCTAATAACTGGATTGAATTCTCAGTTTATGTTCAATGAAACCATTAGAATTCTGAATGAAGAAGGAGTTGATATTGTTAATGCTAGCTATAAAGTCAATGAAGATTCAGTTTTCCATTCAATACATTGTCAG GTACAAGAATTTGGCAATGAAAGTGCAAGAATATCTGAGAGATTGAACAAGTTTATGCATGATTATTAG